One Veillonellaceae bacterium DNA segment encodes these proteins:
- a CDS encoding flagellar protein, with the protein MGLKNCPECGRLFVENPSGMCPACYEKVEEDELKVVEYLRDTRKASLKEIHEATGVKEGIIMRMIKRGRL; encoded by the coding sequence ATGGGGTTAAAAAACTGTCCGGAGTGCGGCCGGCTATTTGTTGAAAATCCAAGCGGTATGTGTCCGGCCTGCTATGAAAAGGTTGAAGAAGATGAATTAAAAGTAGTTGAATACCTCCGCGATACCAGAAAAGCATCGCTAAAGGAAATCCATGAAGCAACCGGCGTAAAAGAAGGTATAATAATGCGAATGATTAAGAGGGGCCGGCTGTT